CCTTCCTTCTAGCCGATCTTCACGGGTGGCAATTTTTTCAGTATCGGCATGTCCGCCTGTGTTTTCCCGTTCTCTTGCAACTTTTAATGAGTTGTCATATCTTTTAGCGGTCTTTGTCCGCCTCAGGCCATCATGCCCTTCGTTTGAGGTACCTAATAACTCCCTTTTCTGCAGGTTCTGTTGGTTTCCTCGGTTCATACGGCGCCTATCACTTGATCTGCGTCCACTCGCTGAATCAAAGTCACGATCGCCTGAGTTTTTATGGTTGAAGTTTCGTATTTCCATATTTATTTACCTTCATTTGTAAAATAGCTCGGTCTATTTCAGGTTGCAGCAGCGTATTGAGTCGGCCAAGCTTGTTTGAAAGATATAGGTAACCGACTAAAGTTTCCAAACCAGTTGCCAACCGATAGTCAACCGGATCAGCGTGTTTGGCCATTGCACCGGGATTGCCGTTGCGGCCGCGCAAGAAAATCGCCTCTTCATCTAAATCAAGTATATCTTCCTTCTGCCACTGGCGCACCAAAGCAGCCTGAAATGTCGCATTGACCAGCTTCACAGTTAAGTGATGCAAATCACCTGATTTCGCAACAATAAATGAAAGCAAACGCCGCCGCACCCAAAGTTCGTAATACGCATCTCCGATATAGGCCAGCGTCGATACCGGCAACTGCCTTATCTGCTGCATCTCCAGTGTTTGCTGCAATTGTTGGGTTTTCCCCAACTGTTGCAATGACGTTGATTCCAACACAGGATCATGCATGTTGTTTCTCGATACGCGGCCCCTGGGGCGTATCCATCAAAGTATATCCAGCTTCAGTTATCTGCTTACGCAATTCATCGGCTAGCGTGAAATTTTTAGCCTTTTTAGCTTGGGTCCGTGCTTCCACTAAAGCTAAAATTTCTGTTGGAATCGCCTCTTCGCACTGCCAACGTAAACCCAAGACATCACCCAATTCATCAAAGAAGTCGAGGACGGCCTGACAGTCCGCCGCCGACGGCGAAGACGTAATCAAAGTGTTGACCTCCCGCACCCACGAAAAAATGGCCGCCAAAGCATCCGGCGTGTTAAGATCATCGTCCATAGCTGCAATAAAAGCAGCTCGAGCCGTGTCAATTGACTTACGAACAGACTCGGCAGCAGCAGCGGCTTTATCAGCTGATTCTGCCGATTCGGCCTTGCTCTTAAGTTTAAACTGCACCGCGCTATAGCAATTGCGTAATCTTGTCAAACCAGTCTGTGCCGCCTGCAACAATTCATCACTGAAATTAATTGGACTGCGATAGTGACCTGTCAGCAAGAAAAACCTTATAACATCATAAGGAAAATGCTTTACCACATCTCTGACCGTGAAGAAATTACCCAAGGATTTGCTCATTTTTTCATTATTGACATTGATAAAACCATTGTGAAGCCAATAGTGGGCGAGCTGTTTACCGGTTGCGCACTCACTTTGAGCGATTTCATTTTCATGATGCGGGAAAATCAAATCTTTCCCCCCGCTATGAATATCTATGGTCGGCCCCAAATATCGGTTAATCATGGATGAGCACTCAATGTGCCAGCCGGGACGGCCCTCGCCCCAAGGTGAAGGCCAAGCCGGTTCACCTGGTTTCTTAAACTTCCAGACAGCAAAATCTGCCGGGTCATGTTTGTTTTCGCCCGTATTGACCCGCTCACTGGCTCCCGCTTCCAGCTCATCCAAATGGAAATGGGATAATTTACCATAATCTGGGAAAGACCTTGTCGAAAAATATACTCCGTCCGTACTTACGTAAGCATGGCCGCCAGCAACCAATTTACCGACCTGTTCTATTATCGCATCAATTGACTCTGTTGCCCGAGGCTGAATAGTGGCCCGCTTGATGCCCAAACCGTCAGCATCTTTAAAATATTCGGCAATGTATTTATCCGCCAACTCTCGTAGGGTAACGCCTTCCTCATTGGCACGTCTGATCATTTTGTCATCTATATCGGTGAAATTTTGGACAAAAGTAACTTTGTAACCACGGTATTCCAAATATCGGCGCAACAAATCAAATACCACAAACGGCCGGGCGTTACCGAGGTGAAAATAATTATAAACAGTCGGGCCGCAACTGTACATTTTAACTTTACCCGGTTCAAGCGGAATAAACTCACGTTTCTGATTAGTTAAAGAGTCAAATAATTGCATTGCTTTCTCCCACAAATTAAATAATTGTATAGTATCTATCCTAAATTTAGTCTTTTAAAGATCAACTATTTAAAAATCGCCCGAGAAGGTGGCGACCTCGCATTGACACCCAGCATATTGCCAGGTGGGTGTCCTGCAGCGGTCTTGGTCCTCCCTAACGTTGAAGGTATGGACGTATTCCGCAATGACCCGAACTCCCGTTTAAGTCATGAAGGTTCAAATAACAAAGCCGTCACACATCTAAGGCATCTTAATTATAGCATATTTGGCAAGTTAAACAAAAGGTGATATTGCGGCGAGATGCGCGTCCAATTTATTCTAGATTTTGGGAAAGATTTGGTGAAAGACTTGGTGAAGCCAGAACCTATACCCGCATCGCTATCCAAAATCATACCCAATCTGCGGAAGAAGCGCAGCCACCACAGAGGCCAAACGATAATATAACCTGTAATCTTAACCACTTAATGCTATAATTTAGGTGGTAATTTGCTTTGCCGGCCGACAACTGTTCTAATGATACAAATTCGGACTGAAATCGTCTGCATAAGTTCATGGATTTAAACGAACAGTTTGCCAGTAACACTGCCTAACTGACGATGCTTATGCCTAAAGAACCTCTTTACCTAAAATTATATAACGAAATCAAAACCGCCATTGTCTCAGGAAATTTGCGCGGCGGTGAACGTCTGCCTTCAAAACGTTGTCAGGCCGATACTCATAATGTCAGCACAGTTACCGTACAGACTGCTTATGAGCAACTAATCGCCGAAGGGTATATCACTTCACGCCCTCGCAGTGGCTACTTTGTTTTGTTACCGGAAGAAAGGGCGCGGCAATTCAGTAACCAGATTATTACGCCGAACCATTTTCCCGTCGATGCTCCCAACTTCCCACCCGTTCCTCCCGATTTCGTTCCGAGCTGCCCTTCCGCATATATAGATCTAAGCAATCACACCCCCCATACCGATTCTTTTCCATTCAGCACATGGTCAAAACTGATGCGAGAAATTATCAGCATAAATTACTACCGTCTATTAGAGAGATTGCCCCACAGCGGACTTTTCACCCTCAGGCAGTCAATCGCCAAATATTTATTGCGTAATCAAGGGGTTACCGTAAACCCTGAATATATCGTTATCGGGGCTGGAACCGAATACCTATACAGTATCGCGGTTAAATTGGTAGGAAGACACTCAATTATCGCCTTAGAAAATCCCGGCTATCGCAGATTAGCCAATATTTATGCCGGAGAAAATGTCACTACAACCACAATACCGCTGGATGGCGAAGGAATTTTGCCGGAATATTTGGCTTTAAGCAAAGCAAACGTTTTACACATATCACCGTCAGGGCAATTTCCAACCGGCTGTTTAATGAGCGAGCGACGTCGACAAGCCGTCCTGGGGTGGCTTCAAGCCGACCGTAACCGCTATGTGATAGAGGATGACTATGAACGAGAATTTCAGTTCAATAAAAGTCATTTACCAGCTCTCAGGCAAATGGATTATAACAACAGAACTATATATATTAATACATTTTCGCAGACAATCTCTCCGTCATTACGTATAAGTTACATGGTTCTGCCTTCTTCGCTTATTCAAAAATACAATCTTTTGTACAGTAATTATAGCTGCACAGTAACTAGTTTCGAGCAATATACATTGGCAGCGTTTATAGATGGCGGCTATTTTGAGCGTCATGTAAATCGGCTGCGCCGGCGATACCGCCAATTTTATCAAACTGTCTTGCCTCGCTTGAGCGAATTTGATTATCTTAACCAATTGCCTCGTAATATTCCCGGATTAAATTTTCTCTTACCGTTGAAGTCATCTAAAGATGAAACTGAGCTTAAGCGGAATGGCGAAGAACACGGCCTGAAACTGAACTTTTTATCAGATTATCTTTTGGCACCGGTAAAAGTTCCACCTAAAGTTGCCGTTTTAAGTTGTCGCAGTTTAAATCTCGCCTCCTTCACTGCAGGATTGGAGATTTTAAAAGTGATTTTATAAATTTATCAAGGCAAAGTTGTCCTCAAGCAAAATCACACCAAGGCCAAACTAAGTTTCAGAAAGATCTTTTAAACGAGGATGGTCGGTAGCCGCGACCATGCCGATAACAGTCGCAGCACCCGCTGCATATAAACAGGCGGCCACACTTAATAGCGTTGATCCACCGGTCAAAACGTCATCTATAACCAAAATGCACTTGCCTTTTACCTTTTCCCGGCAAACACAGGAAAATGCATCCTGAACGTTAAGCTGGCGTTCGCGTCGATCGGCGGTTTCGGTTTGTGGCTTTGTATATTTTGATCGAACTATTATCCCGGCCATATTGGGGTAGTTGAGCAAACGACACAGGGCAGAGGCTATTAGATCTGCCTGATTGTAACCGCGTTGCCTAAGACGTCGACGGTGCAGTGGCACGGCTATCACTCCGTCCGGTTGCAGCGGCAACCGTTTTTCGACAATATTTCCCGATATGGCTTGTAAGCCGGTTAAATTTGCGTGGCCGTGATAAAAAAATTGTCCATAAGGGCGGTAAAAAATGCCTTCATATACCCCTACAGAAGTTAGTCGCCGCCAAACTACCGCCATGTAGGTTCCAAGGATATTGGCGTTTTCATAGGCTTGGGCAAATTTAAGACTTCTGATCATTCCTACTATCGGGTCTATATAGGGAAATACACTCAAAACAGGCATACCTGGCTCAGTAGAAGAGTTTTTAATCAAGTGTAACCTGACATTTTTCGGTTCAAGAAATTCTTTCAAGCGATCACCGCATTCAGGACAAAACCCGGGCAGCAGGCCGGGCACGCCCATTCCTATACCGCAGCCGAAGCAAACCAGCGGGAAAAATATATTGTTCGGTAGCTTAAACGTAAAATCACCTTCTTCATCTTTTTTAATCGCCCCTCTCATCTATTAGTTTAATTCGGTCTGCCGGCCGTTGTGCTTGCTGTTATGTTTGCCCAGTTGTACTTGCCCAGTTGCTTTTATAGTGAAAAAAATACCGCAACCTGAGTTACGGTATTTGTTTTCATATTAAAATCTTCGCCACATTTTTAGCACATCTGCGTAGGAAGATTAATAAATCAACCGACGTTTTATTTTCGGTTAACAAATTTTTGCAAGTCATCAACCTTGTCAAGTCTTTCCCAAGGGAGATCCAAATCGTCACGGCCGAAATGTCCGTAAGCCGCTGTCTGCTCATAAATCGGGCGTCGCAAATCAAGCGTACGAATGATTCCGTCCGGCGTAAAATCAAACACCGTTCTTATGGCATCAATAATAACTTCTGAATCAACCTTGCCCGTACCAAAAGTTTCGACATTTATCGACACCGGATGCGCCACGCCGATTGCGTAGGCAACCTGAATCTGGCACTGCTCCGCCAGTCCAGCTGCAACGACATTTTTAGCGGCATAACGCGCCATGTAGGAAGCCGAGCGATCGACTTTGGTCGGATCCTTACCGGAAAAAGCTCCGCCGCCGTGAGCAGCCGCTCCGCCATAAGTGTCAACAATAATTTTACGTCCGGTTACCCCGGTATCACCATGAGGGCCGCCGATAACAAAACGTCCAGTAGGATTAATCCATATCTTTGTTTTTGCATCAAACAGTTCTGTTTGCATAACCGGAGTAATGACTTCTGCTAAAATGTCCCTGCGCAAATCGCTCAACTTGTAGTCTTCGTCATGTTGAGTGGAAATAACCACGGTATCTATGTGTATCGGCTTATTGCCGTCATATTCTACTGTCACTTGAGCCTTGCCGTCCGGTCTTATCAGAGGCAGGACCCCGTTACGCCGAACTTCAGTCAATTTTTGGCACAAATGATGGGCTAAAACCAAAGTCAACGGCATGTACTCTTTTGTTTCACTGCAGGCGTAGCCAAACATCATGCCTTGATCTCCCGCACCGTTGATGACTGCTTCGTCTGAGCCGTCCTTGTGCTCAGCGGCCAAATTAACACCCATGGCTATATCGCCAGACTGCTCGTCGATCGCGGTAAGAACGGCGCAATTGTCCGCATCAAATCCGTATTTGCCGCGCGTGTAGCCGATTCTCCTGACAGTGTTACGAACAATTTTAGGTATGTCGACGTAACAATTGGTAGAGATTTCGCCAGCCACCACTACCATTCCCGTGGTGGTCATCGTTTCACAAGCCACTCTAGCCATGCTGTCTTTGGCTAATATGGCATCCAAAACAGCATCAGATATTTGATCGCATATTTTGTCAGGATGCCCCTCAGTCACTGATTCTGAAGAAAACAGATACTTGCTGCGTTCATTTAAATATTCTTTCATCGAAAAACCTCCAAAAAAAATCTCTTTCGAGTCGAACCCGAAAGAGATATATAAACTCATCTTCCAGGTAAAACTTTACCTGCCGGATTTAGCACCGTGCTTACGCCGGTTGCCGGATTTCATTGGGCCGGGTCCCTCCATCACTCTTGATAAGGATTAAATTCGGTTAAGTCTAGCACATAGTCGTTTATTTGTCTATAAACCTGCATTTTTTGAAGTTATTTTCTACGATATTAAGCCGTGCAGACTTATTAATTATGTTGTCCACTGTCATATATCAGTTGTAAACGTATGCTATTTATAAACGGATGTAGTCATTCCTAAGTACATACAAACCTTTTTCCTCCAAATCGGTTTCTATTTCATGTAAAGTTCTGGTGTCAGCAATAACAAATTGTTCTTCACCTTCATCTTCGGCATGCGCATTGCACCGCCTGCCTATCCCAGTATCAACCGAGGCGGAAATCTTTGTTGCCCCCCAAGCCATGGCGGCATCGCGGAATTCTTTGCGTTCCCGAGTAGAAACGGTTATCGCCGCGAACGGCAAAAATATGCGCATCGCTAGAATATATTGCATTAATTTCTTTTCACCTATCTTGTGGGTATCACCGACACCACTTGTACCGTGCGTCGGACGAATACGGGGAAAAGAGATGGCAATCTCAACCTGCGGATATTTTCGTTGAATGAGATAGGCATGCAACCCAAGGGCATAAGCATCGTGCAACGGGTCGCTAAGCCCGAATAAAGCGCCAAAGCCAACACCTCGCATACCGCCCATAATTGCCCGTTCCTGCGTATTCATACGATATATAATGCTACGCTTGTGTCCATAAGGATGACAATAGTCATACACTGTTGGATCATACGTTTCTTGGAATGCCGTCACAAAGTCCGCGCCAGCCATCTGCCAACGGCGATAGTCTGCCACATTGGCCGGGTAAACTTCCAATCCTACTACTCTAAAATATTTGCGCGCTATTCCGACAGCAGTTTCGATATAGGCTACCGAAGAAAAACGCGCCGACTCGCCGGTAAGCAACAATACATCTTCTATTCCCTCCGCGGCAAGTGCTTGCATCTCCGCCTCAATTTCCGCGGTGGTCAACATTGAACGTTTGATCGAACTTTGCGCATTAAACCCACAGTAACGGCAGCCGTTTTCACAGTAATTGGCGATGTAAAGTGGAGAAAAAGCATAAACATTATTGCCGAAATAACGGCGGCGAAGTGACTCCGCTTTGGCTGCCATCTCCGGCATAAATTTCTCAGCTATAGGACTGATCAAAATAAAGTAATCATCCGGCGACAGCCTTTCCTTGGCGAGTACCATCTTCATGTCGGCCTCAGTTACTGTTCGCAATTTTTGTTTTTCCCAGCCTGCGGCTATAGCATTTGGAATTTCTTCAGATATGACATCCATATCGGGCAAATAATCGAACACAGTTTTGTTTTGCATATTATCACCTCTAATTAAAGAAATCCCTTAACGGTGAAGATGGAGCAGCTCCTCGCCCTAATACTCTGCCAGGCTGCGCGAGATAGGCCAGACGGCCAGCCTCAATTCCCAGTTTAAAAGCTTCCGCCATGCGCGTAATATCTCCGGCCGTGGCAATACCAGTATTGGCCATAATTGCTGCCACCCCCATTTCCATCGCTTCCGCGGCTTGAGATGGACGCCCGATACCTGCGTCCACAATTATCGGCAAATCAATTTCATCAACCAAAATCTGAATAAAATCTTTTGTGGCTAAGCCCTTATTACTGCCAATCGGAGCGGCCAAGGGCATTATGGCTGCTGCTCCGGCATCACGCAAATCACGGGCAAAATTAAGGTCCGGATACATGTACGGCAAAACAATGAACCCTTCTTTGGCCAGCTCTTCAGTAGCCACTAATGTTGCAGCATTGTCAGGTAGCAAATATTTTGAATCGCGCATAATTTCGATCTTAACATAATCGCCGCAGCCCAATTCCCGTGCCAAACGGGCCATGCGGACCGCCTCATCTGCATTCCTCGCCCCGCTGGTGTTGGGGACAATAGTAACCTGCTTAGGAACATAGTCAAGAATATTTTTTACATCAACCGTATTGGCCCGGCGCAAAGCTACCGTGACCATTTCCGCTCCGGCACACCGCACAGCCGCATCAATCAACTCCGGCGCATATTTGCCCGAACCCAAAATAAACCGTGAGCTGAATTCTTTTTTGCCTAACCTCCATTTATCCATACTAATCCTCCGATCTCCCTGTTATTTCATCAATAATTCTAAAACAATTTGACATTCCAAGGCCGCAATCGCCACAACTTTCGGGGCATAGCAATCTTTACGATCTTCGCCTTGAAAGTCGCCGACCACATGTATATTGCCGAAATCCTTCCGACCGATCTCCCCATATGGACCAGCAACTCCGGTAGTGCAAATATACGGCTTTTGTCGCTCCGCAAAAAAATCATAAGCAAGCATTTTGGCCTCAACGGAATCAAAAGCTTCAACAAATATGTCCGCTTCTTCATAAACAGCCGCTAATTCCTCGGCAGTAACCAGTTGATGACGAGCCGAAACCTTCACCGCCGGCAGCTGGCTCTCCAAACGTTTTTTAGTAACTTCAACTTTCGGTCGACCGATATCATCAATTCCGTAATTTTGGCGATTCAAGTTGGATGCTTCTACCACGT
This is a stretch of genomic DNA from Mageeibacillus indolicus UPII9-5. It encodes these proteins:
- a CDS encoding Mini-ribonuclease 3 — its product is MHDPVLESTSLQQLGKTQQLQQTLEMQQIRQLPVSTLAYIGDAYYELWVRRRLLSFIVAKSGDLHHLTVKLVNATFQAALVRQWQKEDILDLDEEAIFLRGRNGNPGAMAKHADPVDYRLATGLETLVGYLYLSNKLGRLNTLLQPEIDRAILQMKVNKYGNTKLQP
- the cysS gene encoding cysteine--tRNA ligase; amino-acid sequence: MQLFDSLTNQKREFIPLEPGKVKMYSCGPTVYNYFHLGNARPFVVFDLLRRYLEYRGYKVTFVQNFTDIDDKMIRRANEEGVTLRELADKYIAEYFKDADGLGIKRATIQPRATESIDAIIEQVGKLVAGGHAYVSTDGVYFSTRSFPDYGKLSHFHLDELEAGASERVNTGENKHDPADFAVWKFKKPGEPAWPSPWGEGRPGWHIECSSMINRYLGPTIDIHSGGKDLIFPHHENEIAQSECATGKQLAHYWLHNGFINVNNEKMSKSLGNFFTVRDVVKHFPYDVIRFFLLTGHYRSPINFSDELLQAAQTGLTRLRNCYSAVQFKLKSKAESAESADKAAAAAESVRKSIDTARAAFIAAMDDDLNTPDALAAIFSWVREVNTLITSSPSAADCQAVLDFFDELGDVLGLRWQCEEAIPTEILALVEARTQAKKAKNFTLADELRKQITEAGYTLMDTPQGPRIEKQHA
- a CDS encoding PLP-dependent aminotransferase family protein, giving the protein MPKEPLYLKLYNEIKTAIVSGNLRGGERLPSKRCQADTHNVSTVTVQTAYEQLIAEGYITSRPRSGYFVLLPEERARQFSNQIITPNHFPVDAPNFPPVPPDFVPSCPSAYIDLSNHTPHTDSFPFSTWSKLMREIISINYYRLLERLPHSGLFTLRQSIAKYLLRNQGVTVNPEYIVIGAGTEYLYSIAVKLVGRHSIIALENPGYRRLANIYAGENVTTTTIPLDGEGILPEYLALSKANVLHISPSGQFPTGCLMSERRRQAVLGWLQADRNRYVIEDDYEREFQFNKSHLPALRQMDYNNRTIYINTFSQTISPSLRISYMVLPSSLIQKYNLLYSNYSCTVTSFEQYTLAAFIDGGYFERHVNRLRRRYRQFYQTVLPRLSEFDYLNQLPRNIPGLNFLLPLKSSKDETELKRNGEEHGLKLNFLSDYLLAPVKVPPKVAVLSCRSLNLASFTAGLEILKVIL
- a CDS encoding ComF family protein, whose product is MRGAIKKDEEGDFTFKLPNNIFFPLVCFGCGIGMGVPGLLPGFCPECGDRLKEFLEPKNVRLHLIKNSSTEPGMPVLSVFPYIDPIVGMIRSLKFAQAYENANILGTYMAVVWRRLTSVGVYEGIFYRPYGQFFYHGHANLTGLQAISGNIVEKRLPLQPDGVIAVPLHRRRLRQRGYNQADLIASALCRLLNYPNMAGIIVRSKYTKPQTETADRRERQLNVQDAFSCVCREKVKGKCILVIDDVLTGGSTLLSVAACLYAAGAATVIGMVAATDHPRLKDLSET
- the metK gene encoding methionine adenosyltransferase encodes the protein MKEYLNERSKYLFSSESVTEGHPDKICDQISDAVLDAILAKDSMARVACETMTTTGMVVVAGEISTNCYVDIPKIVRNTVRRIGYTRGKYGFDADNCAVLTAIDEQSGDIAMGVNLAAEHKDGSDEAVINGAGDQGMMFGYACSETKEYMPLTLVLAHHLCQKLTEVRRNGVLPLIRPDGKAQVTVEYDGNKPIHIDTVVISTQHDEDYKLSDLRRDILAEVITPVMQTELFDAKTKIWINPTGRFVIGGPHGDTGVTGRKIIVDTYGGAAAHGGGAFSGKDPTKVDRSASYMARYAAKNVVAAGLAEQCQIQVAYAIGVAHPVSINVETFGTGKVDSEVIIDAIRTVFDFTPDGIIRTLDLRRPIYEQTAAYGHFGRDDLDLPWERLDKVDDLQKFVNRK
- the thiH gene encoding 2-iminoacetate synthase ThiH, which produces MQNKTVFDYLPDMDVISEEIPNAIAAGWEKQKLRTVTEADMKMVLAKERLSPDDYFILISPIAEKFMPEMAAKAESLRRRYFGNNVYAFSPLYIANYCENGCRYCGFNAQSSIKRSMLTTAEIEAEMQALAAEGIEDVLLLTGESARFSSVAYIETAVGIARKYFRVVGLEVYPANVADYRRWQMAGADFVTAFQETYDPTVYDYCHPYGHKRSIIYRMNTQERAIMGGMRGVGFGALFGLSDPLHDAYALGLHAYLIQRKYPQVEIAISFPRIRPTHGTSGVGDTHKIGEKKLMQYILAMRIFLPFAAITVSTRERKEFRDAAMAWGATKISASVDTGIGRRCNAHAEDEGEEQFVIADTRTLHEIETDLEEKGLYVLRNDYIRL
- a CDS encoding thiazole synthase; the protein is MDKWRLGKKEFSSRFILGSGKYAPELIDAAVRCAGAEMVTVALRRANTVDVKNILDYVPKQVTIVPNTSGARNADEAVRMARLARELGCGDYVKIEIMRDSKYLLPDNAATLVATEELAKEGFIVLPYMYPDLNFARDLRDAGAAAIMPLAAPIGSNKGLATKDFIQILVDEIDLPIIVDAGIGRPSQAAEAMEMGVAAIMANTGIATAGDITRMAEAFKLGIEAGRLAYLAQPGRVLGRGAAPSSPLRDFFN
- the thiF gene encoding sulfur carrier protein ThiS adenylyltransferase ThiF; its protein translation is MKCFHLPVEAEVRREDVLLRQSAAINAKIDGSVVAVLGCGGLGSNAANILARLGVTKLIIYDYDVVEASNLNRQNYGIDDIGRPKVEVTKKRLESQLPAVKVSARHQLVTAEELAAVYEEADIFVEAFDSVEAKMLAYDFFAERQKPYICTTGVAGPYGEIGRKDFGNIHVVGDFQGEDRKDCYAPKVVAIAALECQIVLELLMK